The genomic region TCCAGCCATAAATCCAAGACGCCTGCTTTGGAAAGTGTTTTTAATACGATTAAAAGAAAGAGAAAAACATTGGATAAAGGCAATCCTTATAAAAGAGGCGTGTGCTTAAAAGTAACAACTACTACCCCTAAAAAACCTAATTCAGCCTTAAGAAAGATTGCCAGAGTCAGGCTTTCTAATGGCATGGAAGTGACTGCTTATATTCCTGGCGAAGGCCATAATTTGCAGGAGCACTCAATTGTGATGATTCGCGGCGGCCGTGTCAAAGATTTGCCTGGCGTGCGTTATCATATTGTCCGCGGCCGTTATGATACCCAGGGAGTTGAAGGCAGACAAAAAGGCCGTTCAATTTATGGCGTTAAAAAGCCTAAAAAAGCTAAAGCTTAATTAACTTATTCATTTAATACTGTTTAAAAAATATGAGAGGCAAACCAGCACCTAAAAGAAATATTCAGCCAGATCCTAAATTTAAAAATGCGCAGATTGCTAAATTTATCAATTATTTAATGAGAAGAGGCAAGAGATCTACAGCCCAAAGGATCGTTTATAATGCTTTTGAAATTGTTTCTGATAAAACCAAGCAAGATGCATTGGAGATTTTTGAAAAAGCTTTGAAAAATGTCAGCCCATCTTTAGAAGTGCGCGGCCGCAGAATTGGCGGCGCTAATTACCAGATACCTTTTCCTGTCAGAACAGAAAGAAAATTTGCCTTAGCCAGCCGCTGGCTGATTGAGGCCAGCCAAAAAAGAAAAGGCAAAGCCATGGCAGAAAAATTAGCCATGGAAATCATGGATGCAGCCAATGAAACAGGGGATGCATTTAAGAAAAAACAGGATGTTCATAGAATGGCTGAAGCCAATCGCGCTTTTGCTCACTTTGCTCGATATTAATCTACAGATTACAGATATGTACTGATGTACAAATATTTAATTTGTGGAGTTCAAATCTGTAAAATCTGTATGTATCTGTAATCTGTAGTAAAAAAGCTTATGGATCTAAAACAAATAATAGAACAGCAGAAAGATTTTGATAGAAAGCATTTTGGAGAGATTAAATTAACACCAGAAAGATTGCTTTATTTAATGACTTGTTTAGCTGGAGAAACTGGTGAACTCGCAAATTTAGTTAAAAAATATTATCGTGAAAAAGTAAGAAATTATCGGTTACCTACTGATGGTCAAGAGGATTTCTTAAGCTTAATGAAAGAAGAATTAACCGATGTATTTATTTACACAATAATTCTTTCTTATATGCTGGATGTTGATTTAGAGAAAGAATTTTTTAATAAGCTGAAAAAAAATGAAGAACGGTTTAAAAATGTAAATTTAAACAATTTATAATTCGTAATTCAGAATTAAATTTATGCCTAGAGAATATTCATTAGAAAATACCAGAAACATCGGGATTATGGCCCATATTGACGCCGGCAAGACAACTATGACCGAGCGTGTTTTGTTTTACACTGGTAAAAAACATAAGATTGGCGAAGTTCATTATGGCGAAGCTGAAATGGACTGGATGGAACAAGAAAAGGAAAGAGGCATTACAATTACTGCCGCCGCAACTACTTGTTTTTGGAAAGATCATCGCATTAACATAATTGATACCCCGGGCCATGTTGATTTTACTGTTGAAGTAGAAAGATCACTCCGCGTCTTGGATGGCGCAGTGGCAGTTTTTGATGGCTCGCAAGGCGTAGAACCGCAGTCAGAAACAGTCTGGCACCAGGCAGCAAAATATAGCGTGCCGAGAATTGCTTTTGTAAATAAGATGGATAAAATTGGCGCTGATTTTTATATGAGCTTACAATCAATTCAGGAACGCCTGTCTCAACACGCAGTCGCTGTCCAAATTCCAATTGGCGCTGAAGACACTTTTGCAGGCTTAGTTGATTTATTAGAAAGAAAAGCCTACAAATTTGCTGGCGAATATGGCCAGAATGTTGAGGAAATACCAATTCCTGAAGATTTAAAAACTAAAGTTGAGGAATTGAGGAAGGTATTACTGGAAAAAGTTGCTGAAAATGATGATGACTTAATGAATAAATATCTGGCCGGTGAAGAATTAGATTTAAACCAGGTCAAACAGGTGATTCGCGCAGCAACTATTAAAAACGATTTTCATCCTGTTTATTGCGGCTCTGCTTTAAAAAATATTGGCGTGCAATTTGTTTTGGATGGGGTTGTTGCTTATCTGCCTTCGCCAAATGATATACCTCCCTTTAAAGGAAAAAATCCTGAAACTGGCGTTGCAGAACTTAGGGAAGCTAAAGATGATGCGCCATTCTGCGCTTTGGCTTTTAAAATTGCCACTGATCCTTTTGTGGGCAAATTAGCCTTTTTCCGGGTTTATTCTGGCAGTTTAAAGGCTGGTTCATATGTTTTAAATACTGCCACAGGCGATAAAGAAAGAATCGGCCGTATTGTTCGCTTACATGCTAATTCTCGCGAAGACGTGGACGAAGTTTTTTCTGGTGAAATAGCAGCTGCTATTGGTTTAAAAAATACAACTACAGGCAATACTTTATGTGATGAAAAAAAACCAATTATTTTAGAAGAAATTATTTTTCCAGAACCAGTTATTTCCGTGGCCATTGAACCAAAAACAAAAGTTGACCAGGAAAAAATGGGCATGGCCATGCAAAAATTGGCTGAAGAAGATCCGACTTTCAGAATTCGTACCAATGAAGAAACTCTGCAGACCATTATCTCTGGCATGGGTGAATTGCATTTAGAAATTATTGTTGACCGCATGAAAAGGGAATTTAAAGTTGAGGCCAATGTCGGCGCTCCCCAGGTAGCATATAAAGAAACTGTCAAAGGTACAGCTGAAGCAGAAGGCAAATATATTAAACAATCTGGCGGCCGCGGCCAATATGGCCATTGTTGGATAAAAATTGAACCGCGCGACCAGGGCGAAGGCTTTGAATTTGTGGATGATATTAAAGGCGGCGCTATTCCTCGTGAATTTATTCCAGCTGTTGAAAAAGGCATTAAAGAAGCTTTGACCAAAGGCATTTTGGCTGGTTATCCTGTAGTTGATGTTAAAACGACTTTATATGATGGTTCATACCATGAAGTTGATTCTTCTGAAATAGCTTTCAAAATTGCAGGCTCAATGGCTTTTACAGAGGCAGCGAAAAAAGCCAAGCCAATTATTTTGGAACCAATCATGAAAATAGAGGTAGTTATGCCTGAACAATTCATGGGTGATGTTATTGGTGATTTAAATGCTAAACGCGCTCAGATTACCCAGATGACCGAACGCGGTAAAATGAAAGTAGTTGATGGCATGGTGCCATTATCTGAAATGTTTGGCTATGCGACTTCCTTAAGATCAGCCACTCAAGGCCGCGCTACCTATTCCATGGAATTTGATCATTATGCTGAAACTCCAAATAATATTGCCTTGAAAATAATTGAAGGGAAGAAAAAATAAGGGATAAATAAAACACTGATTTATATTCACAGATTACACTGATATAAAAATAGCTCTTTGAAAGAGGAGCTATTTTTTTATTTTATAAAAATATTGACAGAAAAAATATAGGTGATAAAGTAATAAAAAATACTTTTTTCAAAGGAGGTAAAGAAATGGACGCACCTGAATTTGTCAATAGAGTTGGGGATACTGTGGAGGTAGACGATATCCATGGTTCTTCTGATTCAGTAGTATTAAATCTTACTGAAGAAGAACAGAGATTTTTTCGGTCTGTGGAACATAGCCAAATTCCTTTTATGATGGGCCTCCTCAACAAATGCGCAGCAAAAGGCTTCCAGTTAGGAAAAATTTCAAAATAAATTTTGCGTAAGAGTAGAATTTAAAAAAACTATTAAAATGACCTAGCGATAATTTCAAAGGGTCTTTTTTTGTATATTTTTGACTTCATATTGATTTGCTGATAATCTTTAAGCAAATTTTTCAAAGGAGGAAAAAATGAGTTTCTGTTCTTTTTGCGGCAGCACGCCTGAGGGGACAGTTTTAATCGCATTTGACGAAAAGGTAAATGCCGGGATATGCGATACTTGTATTGTACTTTGCGGGGAAGTAATCGCAAACCCTACAGAAAAGGATATTCCTGAAGTTAGTTCAAAAGGTGAAAGCCATTGCACATTTTGTGGAAAAAATTCCCAGGAAGTTGGGGTATTGATTAGAGGGCCAGCTGGCAAAGTATATATATGCAGAAATTGTTTAAAAGCAGCAGCTGCAAGCATAATAAGTACTTTGCAAAATTTTCAATCAACTCAAAAACCTAACAACTGATGGCGATTTAATTATGCAATGGCCAATGGGTTAAGAAATAACCCATCTCCCACTCTGTGGAGATCCATTATCGGGGCCATGGCGCCTTAAAAAGGGGAAATAACCCAGACCAATTGCTAAGGCAAATAATGGCTAAAACGGCCTGCCGAAGCATTGGGTGCTAACTGAAATCAGCCATAAAATGCTTTGTGCTGATCATCAGTTTTGCTGGAAATAACCAAAAATTAAATATCTTTTGTGATCATCCCAGCATAGCGCGGTAGCTAACACTCAAAACCCAATAAACAGGCTCGAATCCTCGGGCCTGTTTTAATTTTAATAATCAAATCTCAAATGCCAACTCACAAATAAGCTTCAAATCATAAATTCCAAATTTCAAAAGTTTGGTTATTGGGATTTGGTTATTGGTTATTATTTGGAGCTTGGTGTTTGAAGATTAGAATTTAGATAGGTATTGTGTATAATTCGTGAATAAAGTTGAGTATAACTGTGTGGTTAAGTATGTAGATAACCATGTGCGTAAAGATGTTGATATTTTGTTTATAATTAGCCAAAAAAGGGCTTGACTAGGTTTTTATAATAATATATAGTTAGAGCATAAAACCCTACTTGTTTACTAATTGATTAATCTTAGCTTTGGAGACAAAGCCGGTTTCTCAGTGTAGTTCTCTGGTGGGGCTTAAGAAAAATTGCCCATCTGGGTGATTTTTTTTGTGTCTAAAAAATGATTAAGAAAAAATTAACAATAGGTTTTGAAAGGAGGATTTCGTGAGTCCAAAACTTTACGACTTAGCGCCCGAAAGAGATTTCGTTTTGTTTAATCCAGAAACCAAATATCTAATTCTGGCGCTGACTGAAAGGTTTAAAGAATTAGAAAAGGTTAAAGGATTAAAAGCAACAGAAACTTTTCACCTTGATTGCCTGGCAAAAAATCTAGGTCAATCACCCAGCATCATTGAAGTAGCTGACTGCTTATATAATAATCAGCAATTGAAATGGAATTGGAAAGATCTTTTGCCAGTAGTTTTGGCAGATTGTCTTTATCCGTTTCATGCTGATAGTTATCATCATTCAGTCAGAATGGCAGAAATCGTGCAATTTTTAAAAGAAGAGTACAAACAGCGCGGTTTTGCCAATTTCCCCGATTTCGGCAATAAAGATTTTGCTGAAATTACGCGAAATTTAGAGATGACTGAAGATGACTGGGCCTGTCTTTTGGCTGC from Patescibacteria group bacterium harbors:
- the fusA gene encoding elongation factor G, with amino-acid sequence MPREYSLENTRNIGIMAHIDAGKTTMTERVLFYTGKKHKIGEVHYGEAEMDWMEQEKERGITITAAATTCFWKDHRINIIDTPGHVDFTVEVERSLRVLDGAVAVFDGSQGVEPQSETVWHQAAKYSVPRIAFVNKMDKIGADFYMSLQSIQERLSQHAVAVQIPIGAEDTFAGLVDLLERKAYKFAGEYGQNVEEIPIPEDLKTKVEELRKVLLEKVAENDDDLMNKYLAGEELDLNQVKQVIRAATIKNDFHPVYCGSALKNIGVQFVLDGVVAYLPSPNDIPPFKGKNPETGVAELREAKDDAPFCALAFKIATDPFVGKLAFFRVYSGSLKAGSYVLNTATGDKERIGRIVRLHANSREDVDEVFSGEIAAAIGLKNTTTGNTLCDEKKPIILEEIIFPEPVISVAIEPKTKVDQEKMGMAMQKLAEEDPTFRIRTNEETLQTIISGMGELHLEIIVDRMKREFKVEANVGAPQVAYKETVKGTAEAEGKYIKQSGGRGQYGHCWIKIEPRDQGEGFEFVDDIKGGAIPREFIPAVEKGIKEALTKGILAGYPVVDVKTTLYDGSYHEVDSSEIAFKIAGSMAFTEAAKKAKPIILEPIMKIEVVMPEQFMGDVIGDLNAKRAQITQMTERGKMKVVDGMVPLSEMFGYATSLRSATQGRATYSMEFDHYAETPNNIALKIIEGKKK
- the rpsG gene encoding 30S ribosomal protein S7, with amino-acid sequence MRGKPAPKRNIQPDPKFKNAQIAKFINYLMRRGKRSTAQRIVYNAFEIVSDKTKQDALEIFEKALKNVSPSLEVRGRRIGGANYQIPFPVRTERKFALASRWLIEASQKRKGKAMAEKLAMEIMDAANETGDAFKKKQDVHRMAEANRAFAHFARY
- a CDS encoding MazG nucleotide pyrophosphohydrolase domain-containing protein, yielding MDLKQIIEQQKDFDRKHFGEIKLTPERLLYLMTCLAGETGELANLVKKYYREKVRNYRLPTDGQEDFLSLMKEELTDVFIYTIILSYMLDVDLEKEFFNKLKKNEERFKNVNLNNL
- a CDS encoding ClpX C4-type zinc finger protein, whose translation is MSFCSFCGSTPEGTVLIAFDEKVNAGICDTCIVLCGEVIANPTEKDIPEVSSKGESHCTFCGKNSQEVGVLIRGPAGKVYICRNCLKAAAASIISTLQNFQSTQKPNN
- the rpsL gene encoding 30S ribosomal protein S12, with the translated sequence MPTINQLVKKGRKQSSHKSKTPALESVFNTIKRKRKTLDKGNPYKRGVCLKVTTTTPKKPNSALRKIARVRLSNGMEVTAYIPGEGHNLQEHSIVMIRGGRVKDLPGVRYHIVRGRYDTQGVEGRQKGRSIYGVKKPKKAKA